The genomic DNA AGATGGAACGAGTCCGCCACCGAGATGAAGTGTGCGGCCTTGTCGGCGGCGTCGGCGTCGATGGAACCGGCCATCACCTGCGGCTGATTGGCCACCACCGCAACCGGATAGCCGCCGAGGTGGGCGAGCGCACAGATGATCGCGCGACCGAATTTCGGTTGCACCTCGAACCAGTCGGGCCGGTCGAAGATCTCGTCGATCACCGCGCGCATGTCGTAGATCTGGCGGTTGTCGCGGGACACGATGTCGAGAATCTCCGGGGTGAGTCTCGGGTCTGCGGTGTCGTCGGCAAGCCGGGTCGGCGGATACGACCATGCGCTGGACGGGAAGTAGGACAGGTAGCGCCGAATGTCGTCGATGACCGTCTCGTCGTCGTCGGCGTAGTTGTGTATCACGCCGCTGGCCAGCGCCACACTCGGACCGCCGAGATCCTCCTTCGAAATATCCTCTCCGGTGGACTCTTTCACCACCGGGGGACCGGCGGTGAAGATCGCCCCCTGGTCGCTCATGATGCTGAAATCGCATACCGGCGCAACCAGGGCTCCGTGGCCGGCTGACGGGCCGAGGATCGCCGATACGGTGGGCACCTTGCCCGAGCACTTCGCTTGGGCGATCAAATCGGTCGGGGTGCGTCCGTAGTGCTCGCCGCTGGGGCGAAAACCCGCGCCCTCCAACAACATCACGAGTGGGATCTTGTTGCGCAACGCCAACTCGGCCAACCGGTACCTTTTGGCGTTGCCGCCCGGGCCGATGCTGCCGGCCAGAGTGGTGAAATCCTCGGCGCCCACCATCACCGGCGTTCCGTCGATGCGGCCCGAACCTGCTACGAGCCCATCGGCGGCGATGTCGCCGCCGACCAGGGTCCCGAACTCCTGAAAGGTGCCGGAATCCAGCAGTCGCGCGATCCGCGCACGGGCGTCGAGCTTGCCCTTGCCGTGGTGCTTGGCCAACCGCTCGGGACCGCCCATGCCGCGGGTGTGCTCACGTCGACGCGCAAGGTCCTCGAGAGTTTCCTTCCACTCCGGGTCGTTCGTCATGCCGCCGTCCTTTTGTCGAGCGCTCGAGCTTGGGTGCTCCAGCCTACCGCCGTTGACCATACTGAATTGCTTACTGTAGCGTCGATCAGGTGCTCGCTTTGCGCATTGTGCAACACACTGGCAAAGGAATCTGTCGCCGATGAGTGACCCCGTTCCGGTCGCTGTCAAAGTCGACCGCGGCATCCCGAGCCGGCTCGCCGAAGTTCCGGATGTCGCCCGTGAGCTCGAGTTGAGCGGCTACGACGGATGCTGGACCGGCGAGATCAACCACGACCCGTTCCTGCCCTTGGCGATCGCAGCCGAGCACACCGAGCGGATCCAGATCGGTACCAGCATTGCGGTGGCCTTCGCGCGCAATCCGATGACCACGGCCCAGCTGGGCTGGGATCTGCAGACCTACTCGGGCGGACGTTTCATCCTCGGACTGGGCACCCAGATCCAGCCGCACATCGAGAAACGTTTCAGCATGCCGTGGAGTCACCCGGCGCGCCGCATGCGCGAGTACATCCAAGCGCTGCACGCGATTTGGGGCTGCTGGCGTGACGGAACAAAGCTGAGGTTCGAAGGCGAGTTCTACACCCACAAGATCATGACGCCGATGTTCACCCCGGAACCGTCGGCGCTGCCGTTCCCCAAGGTGTTCCTGGCCGCGGTGGGTGAACTGATGACCGAAGTGTGCGGTGAGGCGGCCGACGGGCTGCTGGCCCACGCGTTCACCACCCGGCGCTATCTGGACGAGGTGACCACGGTCGCGTTGCAGCGCGGCATGGACCGCAGCGGTCGTGATCGCGCCGACTTCGAGTTGTCTTGCCCCGTCTTCGTGGTCACCGGCGCCGACGAAGAGGAGATGGCCGCGGCGTCCATCGCGACCCGCAAGCAACTCGCGTTCTACGGCTCGACGCCGGCCTACCGCAAAGTCCTGGAGCTGCACGGCTGGGGTGATCTGCATACCGAACTGCACCGGCTGTCGCTGGCCGGTCAGTGGGACGCGATGGGTGAGCTCATCGACGACGACGTGCTCGGCACCTTCGCCGTGGTCGCACCGATCCCCGAACTGGCCGCGGCGTTGCGTCGCCGCTGCGAGGGCGTCATCGACCGCGTGCTGCCAGGTTTTCCCACCGCTGTGTCCCCGGAAACCGTCAACGCGGTGCTGCAGGAGTTTCGCGAATGCCCGCCAGTGAGGAGCAACGTATGACCGTCCGCACGATCGACGATGTCGCCAAGATGTTCGCCAGCCCGGCGGCGTATACCGACGAAGTCACATTGCACGCGGACCTGGCCCACCTCCGGGTCAACGCCCCGGTGTCCTGGGTCGAGGTAGACGAGTATGCCCCGTTCTGGGCGATCACCAAACACGCAGACATCATGGAGATCGAGCGTGCCAACGACATCTTCACCAACTCGCCGCGCCCGGTACTCGTCACCCGCGAGGGTGACGAGCAGCAGGCCGCGATCGGAATCCGGACGTTGATCCACACGGACGACCCACTACACCGCGACCTGCGGGCCATCGGAGCCAACTGGTTTCGGCCAAAGGCCATGCGCGCGTTGAAGGATCGCGCCGATGAACTGGCCAAACGGTTCGTCGACAGAATGGTCGACGAGGGGCCGGAATGCGATTTCGTGCAGCAGGTCGCCGTGAACTATCCGCTGTACATGATCATGACGCTGCTCGGCGTGCCCGAGTCCGACTTTGCGTTCATGCTCAAGCTCACCCAGGAGCTGTTCGGCAGCGACGACGACGAGTTCAAGCGCGGCACCAGCATGGAAGAGCAGGGCATGGCGCTGCTGGAGATGTTCCAGTACTTCACCGAACTGACCGCCTCGCGCCGGGCGAATCCGACCGAAGACCTGGCTTCGACGATCGCCAACGCCACCCTGGGCGGGGAGCCGCTGTCCGATATCGACACGGTTTCCTATTACGCGATCATCGCCGCTGCCGGCCACGACACCAGCAGTGCCAGCATTTCTGGCGGCATGCACGCGCTGCTGCAGAATCCCGACCAACTGGCCCGGCTGCAGAACGACATGAGTCTGATGCCGCTGGCGGTCGAGGAGATGGTCCGGTGGACCACACCGGTCAAGGAGTTCATGCGTACCGCGCAACAGGACTACGAGATTCGCGGTGTGCGCATTGCGAAGGGCGAGTCGGTACTGCTGTCCTATGTCTCGGGTAACCGCGACGAGGACGTCTTCGTCGATCCGTTCCGCTTCGACGTCGGGCGAGATCCCAACAAACACATCGCGTTCGGCTACGGCGTGCATTTCTGTCTCGGTGCCGCACTGGCCCGGCTGGAGATCAACAGCTTCTTCTCCGAGCTGCTACCGCGGCTGCGCTCCGCAGAGCTCGCCGGCGTACCGCAGCACATGGCGACGACGTTCGTCGGAGGTCTCAAGCACCTGCCGGTGCGGTATTCCCTGCGATAACGGTTCGCCGAGCAGACGCAAACCTGCCCACGTGAAAAGGGGCAGGTTTGCGTCTGCTCGCGGGGTAACGGGCCCCTACTCGCCCGAGTTTCCCCGCGCCGCGGCGTGCAGTGCGTCACCGCGGGTGCCCTGCTCGTGGTGGCTCAGTGCCTGGATCGAAACATCATGGCCCTCAGCCGATTTACGCAGTGCACCCACGGTGGCCTGCTCCCGCGCGATGTGGGTGAACGGATCGAACGAGTACCAGCGCATGGCGTTCTCGTGCGTCATCTTGTTGATCTCGTCGTCGGGCACGTTGTTCTCGGTCAGCACGTCCCACAGTTCCTCGGGAGCGCCCGGCCACATGGAGTCGCTGTGCGGATAGTCGGCTTCCCAACTGATGTTGTCGATTCCGATCCTGTCCCGCAGAGCCACGCCGACCGGGTCGGAGATGAAGCAGGTCAGGAAGTGCTCACGGAACACCTCGCTGGGCAGCTTGTCGCCGAAGTTCTGGTGCGTCCAGGTCGAGTGCATCTCGTAGGTGCGGTCGACGCGCTCCAGGAAATACGGAATCCACCCCGTGCCGCCCTCCGACAGCCCGATTTTCAGATCCGGATAGTCCTTGATGGGCTTGGACCACAACAGGTCCGCGGCGGCCTGCACGATGTTCATCGGCTGCAGGGTGATCATCACGTCCAGCGGCGCGTCCGGTGCGGTGATGGCCAGCTTGCCCGACGATCCGATGTGCACATTGAGCACGGTGTTGGTGTCGCACAGCGCCTTCCACAGCGGGTTCCAATAGTCGTCGTGGAAGCTGGGGTAGCCCATCGCGGCCGGGTTCTCGCTGAACGTCAGGGCGTGCACGCCCTTCTCGGACACCCGGCGCACCTCCTGGGCGCACGCCTCGGCATCCCAGATCACCGGAAGCGCCATCGGAATGAAGCGGGCCGGATAGGCACCGCACCATTCGTCGATGTGCCAGTCGTTGCAGGCCTGCACCAGAGCCAGGGAGAACTCGGGATCCTCGGTGGCGAACAGGCGGCCGGCGAAACCGGGGAACGACGGGAAGCAGATCGAGCCGAGGATGCCGCCGGCGTTCATGTCCTTGACCCGCTCGTCGACGTTGTAACAACCCTTGCGGATCTCGTCGAGGCCCTGGGGCTCCAGGCCGTATTCCTCCTTGGGTCGGCCGGCGACCGCGTTGAGCGCGACGTTGGGGATGACGATGTCGCGGAACTGCCACGTGTCGCTGCCGTCGGGGTTGTGCACCAGGCGCGGTGCCTCGTCGGCATATTTCTTCGGAAGGTGATTCTTGAACATCTCAGGTGGTTCGACGATGTGATCGTCCACGCTGATCAGGATCATGTCGTCTTTATTCACGAACGCGCTCCATTCACGACGGCCTTACCGTATGGACGACAGTTTAGCTGGACGTGACGCCCCCAGGCCAGACGATCAGCAGATTCGTCGGCTCAGCAGCAGCGCGCGCCGGGGTTGGCCTCCGTGTTGCGGTGCCGCATCTTCCAGTAATCCCGCTCGGACAGCACCTGCTCACCGGGGTGCGTCCGCTCTCGGTGCGCGACGTAGCGCCGATAGTGGTTGTCGCCCATCAATGTTGACCAGTACCACCCGATGTGGCGTGCGGCCCGGCGTGTGCTCCGGGCAAGGTGTCCCACTGCTTCTGCACCTCCTTCTCGGCCGACGAGGCGATCAATCCTGACGGTGCGAAGATGCGCGAGGGCACCTCCTCTTCCACGGCCAGCGGCCGACCGGCTCCGCGCAGCGCCTGCAGCGCCATCACCACGCCCGCGATGAACACGATCAGCACCAGCACGGCGAAGACCACCGACAGCGTGCCCTGGATGAAGGTGTTGCGGATGACAGCATCGATCTGATCGGGGTTCTTCGCTGCCCCGAAGGTCGATTTGCCGGCTTCCTGGGCCGCGACGTACTGCGAATGCTGTTTCCAGTAGCCGACTTTCGGATCGGCGGAGAAGATCTTCTGCCAGGATGCCGTCATGGTCACCGTCAGATCCCACAACAACGGAAGGCCGGGTATCCAGGCCCATTTCACCAAGCCGCGTTTGATCACCACCACCGTGACCACCGTCAATGCGATCGCGGCGAGCAGCTGATTCGCGATGCCGAACAGCGGGAACAAGGTGTTGATGCCGCCCAGCGGATCCGTCACCCCCATCAACAGGATGGAGCCCCAGGCGGCGACCACAATCACGCTGCAGACCCAGGCGCCGACCCGCCAACTCGGATCGCGCAACTTCTTGAACGGTCCGCCGAGATTCCCTAGGCCGTCGGAGAGCATGAACCGCGCCACCCGGGTGCCGGCGTCGACAGTGGTGAGGATGAACAAGGCCTCGAACATGATCGCGAAGTGGTACCAGAACGCCTTGAGGCTTTCCCCGCCGAACACCTGGTGCAGTACCTCGGACATACCGAAGGCCAGGGTGGGGGCACCGCCTGTGCGCGACACGATCGAATGCTCACCGACGCCGTCGGCGGCCGCGGTGATCTCCTGCGCAGTGATCGGCTGACCGGACAGGCCAAGGCCGTTGACGTAATCGGCCGCGGTCTGCGCGGTGGTACCGGTGGCCGCCGTCGGCGCGTTGATCGCAAAGTAGAGGTGCTGGTTGAGGATCGCCGCGGTGATCAGGGCCATGATCGCGACGAACGACTCGGTGAGCATGCCGCCGTAGCCGATCAGCCGCATCTGGCTTTCCTTCTCCAGCAGCTTGGGCGTGGTGCCCGAGGAGATCAGCGCGTGAAAGCCCGACAGTGCACCGCAGGCGATGGTGATGAACAGGAACGGGAACAATGAGCCGGCGAACACCGGGCCCGTGCCACTGGCGGCGAACTGCGAGATCGCCGGCGCCTGCATCACCGGCCGAGCGATGAGGATGCCGATGGCCAGCAGGGCAATGGTGCCGACCTTCATGAATGTCGACAGGTAATCGCGCGGGGCCAGCAGGAACCACACCGGCAGCACCGAGGCGGCCAAGCCGTAGATGATGATGCACCACGACAGGGTGACCTTAGACAGCGTGAACCAGTCGGCGCCCCATGGTGTTTCGGCCACCCAACCGCCGGAGATGACCGCGAGCAGCAGCAACACGACGCCGATGAGGGACACCTCGGAGACCCGGCCGGGGCGGAAGAAGCGCAGGTACAGGCCCATGAAGATGGCGATCGGGATGGTCATCGCGATCGAGAACACGCCCCACGGGCTTTCCGCCAGTGCGTTGACCACCACCAGCGCCAGTACCGCCAGCAGAATCACCATGATGACCAGTACACCGACGATGGCGGCGACACCGCCGACCAGGCCGAGCTCGTCGCGCGCCATCTGACCGAGAGAGCGTCCGCGCCGGCGCACCGAGATGGACAGAACCAGGTAGTCCTGGACACAGCCGGCGACGACGGCGCCGATGATGATCCAGATCGTGCCGGGCAGATAGCCCATCTGCATGGCCAGCACCGGGCCGACCAGCGGGCCCGCACCGGCGATCGCGGCGAAATGATGACCGAACAGCACCCGCCGGTCGGTCGGCATGTAGTCCGTACCGTTGTCGAAAAGCTCTGCCGGAGTGGCATTCTCGTCACGAGGCCGGACGATCTTCATCTCGATCAGCCGGGCGTAGAACCGGAAGCCGATGACGTAGGTGCAGATCGCGGCGATCACAAACCAGACCGCGTTGACGGTCTCACCGCGAAAGAAGGCGATCACCGCCCAGGCGACGGCGCCCAGCACCGCGACGGTCGCGAAGATCGCTCTGTGCTTGGCGGTGATCGGAGAGCGGTCGATGACCGCCACCGGCGGAAGGTCTTTGTCGGTACGGATATAGGTGACGTCGCCGTCGTGCTCCTCGATGCGATCCGTTGGTGGGGCATCCGGTTGTGCCACGGTCTCTCCTCGCTCACCCAGTGTCATAGACGTCGGGTGTGATCTTTTCATCGAGCCAAACCGCGCGGCATCGAATCCCGGTTTCAGAACCCTAACCAGACGAACGGGGTCCCGTCAGGCGAGGAATGCACGCACCGTGTCGATCGTGTCGGCTTCTTCCGGGGTCTTGTCGTCCCGGTAGCGAAGAACCCGGGCGAAGCGCAGCGCGACGCCGCCCGGGTAACGGCTGGACCGCTGAACGCCGTCGAAGGCGATCTCGACGACCTGCTCGGGCCGGACCGTGACCACCCAGCCGTCGTCGTCGACCTGCAGTTCGCGAAACCGCTCGGTCTGCCAGATCAGCATCGCGTCGGTCATCCCTTTGAAAGTCTTGCCCAACATCACGAATCCGCCGGTGTCCGGATCCCGGGCGCCCAGATGGATGTTGGACAACTTGCCGGTGCGTCGCCCCGACCCCCGCTCGACCGCCAGCACCACCAGGTCCAGGGTGTGCACGGGCTTGACCTTGAGCCAACCGGCGCCGCGACGGCCGGCCTCATAGGGCGCCGTCGGCGCCTTCGCCATCACGCCCTCGTGGCCGGCGGCCAGCGTGCGGTCCAGGAACTGCTGTGCGGCGGCGGCGTCGGCAGTGATGACGCGATCGACGCGCCGGTCTCGCGGTACCAGCGCGTCAAGCGACGCCAGCCGCTGATCGGTCGGCAGATCGAGCAGATCCTGGCCATCGATGTGCAGCAGATCGAAGAAGAAGACCGACAGCGGTTCGAGATCGTTCGGAGTCTTGCGGCCGAACCGAGCCGCGGTGACCTGAAACGGGTGGGGCCGTCGATCGGGCCGCAGTGCGATGGCCTCTGCGTCGGCGATCAGATCGGTGGCCGGCAAGGCCAGCGTCGCCTCGACCACCTCGGGCAGTCGGTGGGTGACGTCGTCCAGGCTGCGCGTGAACACCGACACTTCCGATCCCTCGCGGTGGATCTGTACGCGGGCGCCGTCCAGCTTGGCCTCCAGAATCGCCGTACCGCCGAGCCGTTCGAGCGCGTCGGCGACACCGGTCGCGGTTTGCGCGAGCATGGGTCCCACAGGGCGCCCGACCTGTAACTGGAACTCGGCCAGCGCGTCGCGGCCACCGGTCAGCGCTGCGGCCGCCACCGCGGGCAGATCGCCGGCGAGCATCGCCGCGCGCCGGACCTCGGCCGCCGGGATGCCGGAGGCCCGGGCCACCGCGTCGGCCATCACCCCGGTCAGGGCGCCCTGGCGCAGTTCGCCGCCCAGGAGCCTCCGGAGGAACGTCTGCTCTGTGTCGGTGGCCGCCGCGAAAAGGTCGCGCACCGAATCGGCGCGCAGCGACTGAGAGCCTTTGCCCGCGATTCCTTTGATGTCGGTGAATGCGGTGTCGACGCCGCTGATGGTCAACGTGGGGATCTCCGCCGACGCCGGGAGTGAGCGCAGGGCGGCCCAGCCGACACCGATCTGGCGTTGGGGGAGCTCCCCGGACAGCCAGGACACGGTGACCGCCACCGTCTGGGCGTCGCCCTCGGCGGCGGCCAGGGCCAGCAGAGTCGCGATGCGTGTGATCTTGGCCAGCCGCGCCGAGGCTCCGGCGATGTCGGCGGATGCGGCAGCGACGTCGGCGAGCAGCATGCGTTCAGCGTCCCACGATCTGCCGACAACGCTGTCGAGGCAGTGCAACCGGGTAGCTGCCTACCTCACCGCCAGCAAGACGTCGCGCGCTGCACGTTCACCGCTGCGAACGGCGCCCTCCATATTGTCCGGCCAACTGCTGCGCCCTACGCCGGCGAAATGGATGAGACCGTGCGGACGGGTGAGCAGCGGTCCGAACCCGCACACTTGCCCAGGCGCGAACACGGCGTCACACCCGCCGATGTAACGCTCGTCGGCCCAGCGGAACACTGTCGGGCAGCGCAGATCGGCGCGGGTCTTGACGCCGAATGCGTCGGCCAGATCGTCCATGAGATCCGCATCGGACACGGCCCCTGCCATCGGGGGGACAAAGCCCGTGACTCGATCGTCACGCCGCCATGCACCCCAGAGGAAGCGGCCGCCGAGCACAGTGTTGTGTTTAACCGGATGTCCGGACGGCAAGCCGGCGATCACCTTTATGCCCGCGCCGACGTTCAATTGGGACAGCTCGGCGAGTGCGGTCGGCAAAGGTGGATCGAACTCGACGTGGGCAACCTGCGGAACCGGTGTTGCCACGATGGCGTGGCGTGCGTGCACCGTCAGCTGCCCGGCTTCGGCCACTACTACGCCACCGACCTGTTGGAGCCGATGCACGGGCGTGTTCAATCGGATGGATTCCGGGCCCAGCTCACGTGCAATGCGGACGCTGATCTCCTGAGCGCCCTCAGCGATGCGCCACTGAAATGTGGTGTTGGCGCTGCGAAGTGGGCCGCCTGCCAAGCGGAAGAACCACAGCATCTGCAGGAGGGACATCGAATCCAAATTCTGGCAGGCGGGCGATCCGATGAGCCGCTCGATGAGGTAGCGACCCTCAATGCCCAACCGACGGTCGTCGAGCCAATCGGCGACGGACCTGGCGTCGAGCCGTTCAGCGTCGGGCGCTGCCCAGGGCGCCGTCGGGTCGATACCACGCGAATCCCGCCCTGCGCACGCGAAAACCTTGGCGATATCGACCAAGGCACGTGGCGGTGGCAGCCGCCGACAGGTGTTCCCGCTCGGCAGGCGCCAGAGGACGGGGTGCCCGATGTTCCGCGCCGGTTCGGTGTGCAACCCCAGTTCGCGGACCAGCGCGCACATCCGCCGATGAGCGCGTCCTATCCATTCACCACCGAAATCGACTGTTCTCCCGTCGATTTCACGCGTGCGGGTGCGGCCGCCAACTTCGCCACGGGCCTCAAGGACCACAATTCGCCTACCGGCCCGCCGTAACGTACGCGCCGCGTTGAGGCCTGCAAGTCCGGCGCCGACGATCACAACGTCGACGGGATTGCGGGTATCGTCCCGCATAAGACGAACGTATCAGACAAATGTCTCATTCTCGAGGGGTGATTCGATGGCACGTCGACGAGGTAATCGCGAAGCGTTGCTTGAGGCCGCTGTCGCCTGCATCCAGGACCGCGGCTATGGCCGCACGACAGCGCGCGATCTCGTCGACGCCTCCGGCACCAATCTCGGTGCCATCGGCTATCACTTCGGTTCCAAAGAAGGGCTGCTCAACGAAGCGCTGGCTGAATGTGGGCGGCGCTGGCTGGAACAGATCGCAATTGTCGCCGCAGAGCCCGCGGATGGTGCGACCGACCACTGGCAGCAGGTCATCGCAGCGAGCCACCGCGCCGTGCTGCACGGCCGGCCGGTTGCTGTCGGCTATTTGGAGGCGTGGACGCAGGCGCAGCGTTCACCGGAACTTCGTCAGCAGCTGGCGGCGCACTACCGTGAATTCCGTGCTGCGGCAGCGGCCATCGCGACACCAGGCGGCGGGGGCGGCGATCCCGAAGGGCTGGCAGCTGTACTGGTTGCCGTCGCCGACGGTCTGATTGTTCAATGGCTGCTCGACCCGGATGCGTTGCCTGACCCCGAGCGGTTGGCCCGGGTTCTGATGCCGCTGGTGTCGTCCGCGTGACGGCTCAGCGCACTATCGTCGATCGACGCTGCAAAGGGTCTGGCTGAGAACTGCCGCCTGCGATCGCAGATCCGATGCTCGTTCGTGATGCCCGTTGGCGTTGTATTCGTCTGCCGCCGTGAGTCGTTCATCGACCTCGGCCTGAATCAGGCCGCGAATCTCGGCATCACTGAGCGCCCGGCGGGCGACCTCGGTCGAGCCCACCCCGGACACCGCACCCGCGATCGATCCACCGATGCGGGTATCCGTTTGATCGGCCCGCGGTGTCTCGGCGTTGTCGATGGCGCTCAACGCCGACCGGATCGCGGCTGTGCTGATGGTGTCGCGGGACTTACGCGCCGACAGCAGGGACTCGCGCAGTCGGTCGCGCCAGTGCTGGGCAGGGGTCATGGCAGGCCAACCTATGCGGTCTCAGTGGCGGCGTCGAGGGATTTACGCACGCTCATCAGCGGCGAGCGTGCGCTGATTGTGGACGAAATGCGGCGTGTCGGGGGACAGACACGCACGCGCGCGGTGCAAAGCGGTGCAAGACGAGAACCCGAAAGGCTTACCGGAAGGGTTGATGGGATAGGTTGCTTTACGATTTCGGTCATTTTTGGAAAGGAAGCTAGATGGAGATCGAAGGCAAGAAGACTATCGTCGTCGGCGGCGCGTCGGGCTTCGGCCGGGCCACCGCCGAGGCCTTGGCCAAGCGCGGCGCGAGCGTGGCTGTGCTGGACCGGCCGCAATCCAAAGGGCAGGAAGTGGCCGACGCGATCGGCGGCTCGTTCTTGGCCGTTGACGTCACCGACTTCGACGGCACCGAAAAGGTGCTGGAAGAGGCCGTCGGCGCACTGGGTGGCCTGCACATCATCGTGACCACGGCCGGTGGCGGCATCGGCGAGCGCACCATCAAGAAGGACGGACCGCACAGCCTGGATTCGTTCCGCTCCACCATCGACCTCAACCTGATCGGCACGTTCAACATCAGCCGGCTCGCGGCGTGGCACATGAGCAAGAACGAGCCCGTCGACGCAGAAGCCGAGGAGCGCGGCGTCATCATCAACACCGCCTCCATCGCGGCGTTCGAGGGCCAGATCGGGCAGGTCGCCTACACCGCGTCCAAGGCAGCCATCGCCGGCATGTGCCTGACCATGGCGCGCGACCTGGGCAGCCTGGGCATCCGGGTGCTGGCCATCGCGCCGAGCCTGTTCGCCACCGGCCTGACCGAGGGCATTCCCGACGAGTTCGCCGCGGTGCTCACCAAGGACGCCGCGTTCCCCAAGCGTCTCGGCAAGCCCGAGGAGTACGCCAAGCTCGCCGTCGCGATCGCCGAGAACCCGATGCTCAACGGCCAGTGCCTGCGTTTGGACGCCGGCCAGCGGTTCGCCCCCAAGTAGTGTGAGTTCCGGCGTGATCGACGGCGCCCAGCGTCATCGATCACGCCGGAATCGCATACCCGGGAGGCGTCATGGCGACCATTGCAGACCACTTCATCTCCGCCCTGACGTTGAGCGGGGTAAGGCGCGTCTACGGCCTTCCGGGTGACAGCCTCAACGGATTCACCGACGCCATCCGCCGCAGCGCCGATATCGCCTGGGAGCATGTCCGTCACGAGGAGACCGCGGCCTTCGCCGCGGCCGCCGATGCCGCCCTGACCGGTCAACTGGCCGTGTGCGCGGGCAGTTGTGGGCCGGGCAATCTGCACCTGATCAACGGCCTGTTCGACGCGCAGCGCAGCCGTGTGCCGGTGCTGGCCATCGCCGCCCACATTCCGCGCACCGAGATCGGGTCGGAGTACTTCCAGGAGACCCACCCGCAGGACCTGTTTCGCGAGTGCAGTGTGTATTGCGAACTGGTCAGCACCCCCGAGATGGCACCGCGCATCCTGGAGATGGCCATGCGCACGGCCGTCGAGGAAAACGGTGTGGCGGTCGTCGTGATACCGGGCGAGATCTTCCTGCAGCGCGCGGGGGAGAGCGGCTGGACGGCCCGCCCGGTGCGGCCCACCCGATCGATCCTGCGCCCCGACGACGAGTCGGTGCGCAGGGCCGCCGACATCCTCAACGCCGCCGAGCGGGTCACCATTCTCGGCGGGGCCGGCGTCGCGGGGTCCCACGACGCCCTGATCGAACTGGCCTCAACGCTGCAGGCTCCCGTTGTCCACGCGTTGCGCGGCAAGGAATTCATCGAGTACGACAACCCGTTCGACGTCGG from Mycobacterium sp. DL440 includes the following:
- a CDS encoding cytochrome P450 codes for the protein MTVRTIDDVAKMFASPAAYTDEVTLHADLAHLRVNAPVSWVEVDEYAPFWAITKHADIMEIERANDIFTNSPRPVLVTREGDEQQAAIGIRTLIHTDDPLHRDLRAIGANWFRPKAMRALKDRADELAKRFVDRMVDEGPECDFVQQVAVNYPLYMIMTLLGVPESDFAFMLKLTQELFGSDDDEFKRGTSMEEQGMALLEMFQYFTELTASRRANPTEDLASTIANATLGGEPLSDIDTVSYYAIIAAAGHDTSSASISGGMHALLQNPDQLARLQNDMSLMPLAVEEMVRWTTPVKEFMRTAQQDYEIRGVRIAKGESVLLSYVSGNRDEDVFVDPFRFDVGRDPNKHIAFGYGVHFCLGAALARLEINSFFSELLPRLRSAELAGVPQHMATTFVGGLKHLPVRYSLR
- a CDS encoding amidohydrolase family protein, encoding MNKDDMILISVDDHIVEPPEMFKNHLPKKYADEAPRLVHNPDGSDTWQFRDIVIPNVALNAVAGRPKEEYGLEPQGLDEIRKGCYNVDERVKDMNAGGILGSICFPSFPGFAGRLFATEDPEFSLALVQACNDWHIDEWCGAYPARFIPMALPVIWDAEACAQEVRRVSEKGVHALTFSENPAAMGYPSFHDDYWNPLWKALCDTNTVLNVHIGSSGKLAITAPDAPLDVMITLQPMNIVQAAADLLWSKPIKDYPDLKIGLSEGGTGWIPYFLERVDRTYEMHSTWTHQNFGDKLPSEVFREHFLTCFISDPVGVALRDRIGIDNISWEADYPHSDSMWPGAPEELWDVLTENNVPDDEINKMTHENAMRWYSFDPFTHIAREQATVGALRKSAEGHDVSIQALSHHEQGTRGDALHAAARGNSGE
- a CDS encoding YbdD/YjiX family protein gives rise to the protein MGDNHYRRYVAHRERTHPGEQVLSERDYWKMRHRNTEANPGARCC
- a CDS encoding LLM class F420-dependent oxidoreductase, whose protein sequence is MSDPVPVAVKVDRGIPSRLAEVPDVARELELSGYDGCWTGEINHDPFLPLAIAAEHTERIQIGTSIAVAFARNPMTTAQLGWDLQTYSGGRFILGLGTQIQPHIEKRFSMPWSHPARRMREYIQALHAIWGCWRDGTKLRFEGEFYTHKIMTPMFTPEPSALPFPKVFLAAVGELMTEVCGEAADGLLAHAFTTRRYLDEVTTVALQRGMDRSGRDRADFELSCPVFVVTGADEEEMAAASIATRKQLAFYGSTPAYRKVLELHGWGDLHTELHRLSLAGQWDAMGELIDDDVLGTFAVVAPIPELAAALRRRCEGVIDRVLPGFPTAVSPETVNAVLQEFRECPPVRSNV
- a CDS encoding acyl-CoA carboxylase subunit beta; protein product: MTNDPEWKETLEDLARRREHTRGMGGPERLAKHHGKGKLDARARIARLLDSGTFQEFGTLVGGDIAADGLVAGSGRIDGTPVMVGAEDFTTLAGSIGPGGNAKRYRLAELALRNKIPLVMLLEGAGFRPSGEHYGRTPTDLIAQAKCSGKVPTVSAILGPSAGHGALVAPVCDFSIMSDQGAIFTAGPPVVKESTGEDISKEDLGGPSVALASGVIHNYADDDETVIDDIRRYLSYFPSSAWSYPPTRLADDTADPRLTPEILDIVSRDNRQIYDMRAVIDEIFDRPDWFEVQPKFGRAIICALAHLGGYPVAVVANQPQVMAGSIDADAADKAAHFISVADSFHLPIVFLADNPGMMPGSRSERSGVLRSGARMFAAQTAATTLKLHVTLRKAFGFGSMVMSLLGFDDQVATFAYPGATMGAMGAAALSAATHAGEDYTEVLKRMELEASFRSAGHLGFDELISPEETRNALLVTLQHGIFSRQVVAEPVSRTLIMP
- a CDS encoding carbon starvation CstA family protein; the encoded protein is MAQPDAPPTDRIEEHDGDVTYIRTDKDLPPVAVIDRSPITAKHRAIFATVAVLGAVAWAVIAFFRGETVNAVWFVIAAICTYVIGFRFYARLIEMKIVRPRDENATPAELFDNGTDYMPTDRRVLFGHHFAAIAGAGPLVGPVLAMQMGYLPGTIWIIIGAVVAGCVQDYLVLSISVRRRGRSLGQMARDELGLVGGVAAIVGVLVIMVILLAVLALVVVNALAESPWGVFSIAMTIPIAIFMGLYLRFFRPGRVSEVSLIGVVLLLLAVISGGWVAETPWGADWFTLSKVTLSWCIIIYGLAASVLPVWFLLAPRDYLSTFMKVGTIALLAIGILIARPVMQAPAISQFAASGTGPVFAGSLFPFLFITIACGALSGFHALISSGTTPKLLEKESQMRLIGYGGMLTESFVAIMALITAAILNQHLYFAINAPTAATGTTAQTAADYVNGLGLSGQPITAQEITAAADGVGEHSIVSRTGGAPTLAFGMSEVLHQVFGGESLKAFWYHFAIMFEALFILTTVDAGTRVARFMLSDGLGNLGGPFKKLRDPSWRVGAWVCSVIVVAAWGSILLMGVTDPLGGINTLFPLFGIANQLLAAIALTVVTVVVIKRGLVKWAWIPGLPLLWDLTVTMTASWQKIFSADPKVGYWKQHSQYVAAQEAGKSTFGAAKNPDQIDAVIRNTFIQGTLSVVFAVLVLIVFIAGVVMALQALRGAGRPLAVEEEVPSRIFAPSGLIASSAEKEVQKQWDTLPGAHAGPHATSGGTGQH